In Phreatobacter stygius, a genomic segment contains:
- a CDS encoding DUF1134 domain-containing protein, protein MRSLPKFDRRAVLTGLAAATLVGFDRQALAQRSYQSERPQTFSGSEVVTAGHRFFGGTSRGLANLVERATQQWGHPSAYILGQEGSGAFVAGLRYGEGVLYTKSGNGDTKVFWQGPSLGFDFGGDGARTMMLGYRVRGPDDLYRRFLGIDGSAYLVGGLGMTALAADNMMVVPIRTGVGARLGVNGGYLKFTPSATWNPF, encoded by the coding sequence ATGCGCAGTCTTCCCAAGTTCGATCGCCGGGCTGTTCTGACCGGTCTCGCCGCCGCGACGCTTGTCGGGTTCGACCGGCAGGCGCTCGCGCAGCGATCCTATCAGTCGGAAAGGCCGCAGACCTTCTCGGGCAGCGAGGTGGTCACCGCCGGCCACCGCTTCTTTGGCGGCACCAGCCGCGGATTGGCCAATCTGGTGGAGCGGGCAACCCAGCAATGGGGCCACCCGAGCGCCTATATCCTGGGCCAGGAAGGCTCCGGCGCCTTCGTCGCCGGGCTGCGCTACGGCGAGGGCGTGCTCTATACCAAGTCCGGCAATGGCGACACCAAGGTGTTCTGGCAGGGGCCGTCGCTCGGCTTCGATTTCGGCGGTGACGGCGCGCGCACCATGATGCTCGGCTATCGCGTCCGTGGTCCGGACGACCTCTATCGGCGTTTCCTCGGCATTGACGGCTCGGCCTATCTGGTCGGCGGGCTCGGCATGACCGCGCTTGCCGCCGACAATATGATGGTGGTGCCGATCCGGACCGGCGTCGGTGCGCGGCTCGGGGTCAATGGCGGCTATCTGAAGTTCACGCCGAGCGCGACCTGGAACCCCTTCTGA
- a CDS encoding YHS domain-containing (seleno)protein produces MRPLAWTMAITGLYAGFALIIAMADGQSSSRAATTERVVTDRLTGLALYGIDPVAYFTERAPREGLRDYELPWAGATWRFLNEGNRAAFMRDPAVYEPRFGGYDPIAVGEGNPATGHPSVWSIHEERLYVFHSERNRARFAADPDAAIARADGQWPALLATLVP; encoded by the coding sequence TTGCGTCCTCTGGCTTGGACCATGGCGATCACCGGGCTTTATGCGGGCTTTGCCTTGATCATCGCCATGGCCGATGGCCAGTCGTCGAGCCGCGCCGCGACCACCGAGCGTGTCGTCACTGACCGCCTCACCGGCCTTGCCCTCTATGGCATCGACCCTGTTGCCTATTTCACCGAACGCGCGCCCCGCGAGGGCCTGCGCGACTACGAATTGCCCTGGGCCGGCGCCACCTGGCGCTTCCTGAACGAGGGCAACCGCGCCGCCTTCATGCGCGATCCGGCCGTCTATGAGCCCCGCTTCGGCGGCTATGATCCGATCGCGGTGGGCGAAGGCAATCCGGCGACCGGCCACCCCTCGGTCTGGAGCATCCACGAGGAGCGGCTCTACGTGTTCCATTCGGAACGCAACCGCGCGCGCTTCGCCGCCGATCCGGACGCGGCGATCGCCAGGGCCGACGGCCAGTGGCCAGCTCTGCTCGCCACCCTGGTGCCCTGA
- a CDS encoding VOC family protein, whose product MSGLDHLGVSASDYPRSRAFYAAALAPLGIKILMEFSDPGREVSGFGGDRPFFWVSGGGAHQGRIHIACSAASRAEVDAFHRAALAAGGTDNGAPGLRAHYHPSYYGAFVHDLDGYNIEAVCHAPE is encoded by the coding sequence ATGAGCGGACTTGATCATCTCGGCGTCTCGGCCAGCGACTACCCGCGCTCCCGGGCCTTCTACGCAGCGGCGCTGGCGCCGCTCGGCATCAAGATCCTGATGGAATTCTCCGATCCCGGCCGGGAGGTCTCAGGCTTCGGCGGTGACCGGCCATTCTTCTGGGTCAGCGGCGGCGGCGCGCATCAGGGCCGCATCCATATTGCCTGCAGCGCGGCGTCGCGGGCCGAGGTCGACGCCTTCCACCGCGCGGCGCTGGCGGCGGGCGGCACCGACAATGGCGCGCCGGGGCTGCGCGCCCATTACCACCCGAGCTATTATGGCGCTTTCGTCCATGATCTCGACGGCTACAATATCGAGGCGGTCTGCCACGCGCCGGAATGA
- a CDS encoding D-2-hydroxyacid dehydrogenase — protein MTTPFPASADLTICFAHAAYRMGEEFARRDTGLNYFEVRNAEDFAARIGEADVVVVSGMWRNVPVERATRLRFIQSISAGLDQYDLDVLRAHNIRLASAQGVNANAVAEHAMGLMLALTRKIHTSRDNQTRRFWRPMIGNPAEREDELAGKSLLIVGLGGIGLRLARFARAFDMTVTGVKRDISVKLEGVDRLVSPDKLAQAIGEADIVALTCPLTPETTDLIDARMLGLMKPSALLVNCARGKVVDEDALVAVLEAGGIAGAGLDVLREEPLPATSPLWGFENVLITPHVGGETAAYEARVVDLLIENLARLGRGEASLANQVI, from the coding sequence ATGACCACGCCGTTTCCCGCTTCCGCCGATCTCACCATTTGCTTCGCCCACGCCGCCTATCGCATGGGCGAGGAGTTCGCCCGACGCGACACCGGGCTGAACTATTTCGAGGTGCGCAACGCCGAGGATTTCGCTGCCCGCATCGGCGAGGCCGACGTCGTGGTTGTCTCGGGCATGTGGCGCAACGTCCCGGTCGAACGCGCGACCAGGCTGCGCTTCATCCAATCGATCAGCGCCGGCCTCGACCAGTATGATCTCGACGTGCTCAGGGCGCACAATATCCGGCTCGCCAGCGCCCAGGGCGTCAATGCGAATGCGGTGGCCGAGCATGCCATGGGGCTGATGCTGGCGCTGACCCGGAAGATCCACACCAGCCGCGACAATCAGACCAGGCGGTTCTGGCGGCCGATGATCGGCAACCCGGCGGAGCGCGAGGACGAGCTCGCCGGCAAGTCGCTGCTGATCGTCGGGCTCGGCGGCATCGGGCTGAGGCTCGCCCGCTTCGCGAGGGCTTTCGACATGACGGTGACCGGGGTCAAGCGCGACATTTCGGTGAAGCTCGAAGGGGTCGACCGATTGGTGTCCCCGGACAAGCTGGCGCAAGCCATCGGCGAGGCCGATATCGTCGCGCTGACCTGTCCGCTGACACCGGAAACGACCGATCTGATCGACGCGCGCATGCTGGGTCTGATGAAGCCCTCGGCACTGCTGGTCAATTGCGCGCGCGGCAAGGTGGTCGACGAGGACGCGCTGGTCGCCGTGCTGGAGGCCGGCGGCATTGCCGGCGCCGGCCTCGACGTGCTGCGCGAAGAGCCGCTGCCGGCGACTTCACCGCTCTGGGGTTTCGAGAACGTGCTGATCACCCCGCATGTCGGCGGGGAGACCGCGGCTTATGAAGCGCGGGTGGTCGATCTCCTGATCGAGAACCTGGCGCGGCTCGGCCGTGGCGAGGCAAGCCTGGCCAATCAGGTGATCTAG
- a CDS encoding polysaccharide deacetylase family protein: MSASPPVPPLPTHGRYDYHPIRGRPVYDWPGGKRLAVYLGVNLEHFAFGTGLGAELAPAGPQPDVLNYAWRDYGNRVGIWRMIDMFDQLRLPASVLVNSAIYGYCPEVMDAFRARGDEVLGHGRSNSERQGVLDEVSERQLIEETTATIAAAEGAAPRGWLGPWISQSHATPDLLAEAGYGYLLDWCQDDQPIWFSTRDKGRILSLPYPQELNDIPAIVARKDSAEQFAAMIIDQFDEMLEQSASGPLVMGIALHPYIVGQPYRLRHLRRALTHIATRRDAVWITTAGAIAAHVERLPQGIVPGS, encoded by the coding sequence ATGTCCGCCTCCCCGCCGGTCCCGCCTCTGCCGACCCATGGCCGCTACGACTATCATCCGATCAGGGGGCGACCGGTCTATGACTGGCCCGGCGGCAAGCGCCTGGCGGTCTATCTCGGCGTCAACCTCGAACATTTCGCCTTCGGCACCGGACTCGGCGCCGAGCTCGCCCCGGCCGGGCCGCAGCCTGACGTGCTGAACTATGCCTGGCGCGACTACGGCAACCGTGTCGGCATCTGGCGGATGATCGACATGTTCGACCAGTTGCGGCTGCCGGCCTCGGTGCTGGTCAACAGCGCGATCTATGGCTATTGCCCGGAGGTGATGGACGCGTTCCGGGCGCGCGGCGACGAGGTGCTCGGCCATGGCCGCAGCAACTCCGAGCGCCAGGGCGTGCTCGACGAGGTCTCCGAGCGCCAGCTGATCGAGGAGACCACCGCAACCATTGCCGCGGCCGAAGGGGCCGCCCCCAGGGGCTGGCTCGGTCCGTGGATTTCGCAGAGCCACGCGACGCCCGACCTGCTCGCCGAGGCCGGCTACGGCTATCTGCTCGACTGGTGCCAGGACGACCAGCCGATCTGGTTTTCCACCCGCGACAAGGGGCGCATCCTCAGCCTGCCCTATCCGCAGGAATTGAACGACATCCCGGCGATCGTGGCGCGCAAGGATTCGGCCGAGCAATTCGCCGCGATGATCATCGACCAGTTCGACGAGATGCTGGAACAGTCGGCCTCGGGCCCGCTGGTCATGGGCATAGCGCTGCATCCCTATATCGTCGGCCAGCCCTATCGCCTGCGCCACTTGCGCCGGGCGCTCACGCATATCGCCACCAGGCGCGACGCGGTCTGGATCACCACGGCCGGCGCCATCGCCGCTCATGTCGAGCGTCTGCCGCAGGGGATCGTGCCGGGGTCGTGA
- a CDS encoding ABC transporter substrate-binding protein has translation MTRRTAAAALGLTLFAPHVRAQALTSVKFTLGWKTQGSDAPYFVARDKGYFREAGLDVVIDQGEGSGATVTRIMGGAYDAGFGDINAIIQNAATRPADTPVMVYQMWNQPPFAFVAKTSSGIKTIRDLEGRTLGGAPGTPTTRLLPVFAKANNLDLAKMKLTSMAPNLQEPMLIQGQIDAALVFNITSYFNLVLNRQDPDKDFTWFAFGDYGLDLYSNGMMVSQKLIRDNPRAVAGLVKAVNKASIDVAADQTMAMASVQSYDGLVNIPVEKRRLQYAFDKLIMSPELKEIGSGDVKDDRLTRAIDMVVTGYELPRTPAAGEIFNRTFLPPRAERELAYKMS, from the coding sequence ATCACACGCCGGACAGCAGCCGCGGCTCTCGGCTTGACGCTTTTTGCGCCACATGTGCGCGCGCAGGCCCTGACATCGGTCAAATTCACCCTGGGCTGGAAAACTCAGGGGTCGGACGCGCCCTATTTCGTGGCGCGCGACAAGGGCTATTTCCGCGAGGCCGGCCTGGACGTGGTCATCGACCAGGGCGAGGGCTCGGGCGCGACCGTCACGCGCATCATGGGCGGTGCCTATGATGCAGGCTTCGGCGACATCAATGCGATCATTCAGAATGCAGCGACGCGGCCGGCCGACACGCCGGTCATGGTCTATCAGATGTGGAACCAGCCGCCTTTCGCCTTCGTCGCCAAGACATCGAGCGGCATCAAGACCATCAGGGACCTGGAAGGCCGCACGCTCGGCGGCGCGCCGGGAACGCCGACGACGCGGCTGCTGCCGGTCTTCGCGAAAGCCAACAATCTCGACCTTGCCAAGATGAAGCTGACCAGCATGGCGCCCAACCTGCAGGAGCCCATGCTGATCCAGGGCCAGATCGACGCGGCGCTGGTATTCAACATCACCAGCTATTTCAACCTGGTGCTGAACCGCCAGGATCCCGACAAGGATTTCACCTGGTTCGCCTTCGGCGATTATGGCCTCGACCTCTATTCCAACGGCATGATGGTGTCGCAGAAGCTGATCCGCGACAATCCGCGCGCGGTCGCTGGCCTGGTCAAGGCGGTGAACAAGGCGAGCATCGACGTCGCGGCCGACCAGACCATGGCCATGGCTTCGGTCCAGAGCTATGACGGCCTGGTCAATATCCCGGTCGAAAAGCGCCGGCTGCAATATGCCTTCGACAAGCTCATCATGTCGCCGGAGCTGAAGGAGATCGGCTCGGGCGACGTCAAGGACGACCGGCTGACGCGCGCCATCGACATGGTGGTGACCGGCTACGAATTGCCGCGGACGCCGGCGGCCGGCGAAATCTTCAACCGGACATTCCTGCCGCCGCGTGCCGAGCGCGAGCTTGCCTACAAGATGAGCTGA
- a CDS encoding NAD(P)H-dependent flavin oxidoreductase, whose amino-acid sequence MTLPASLAGRLQLPVIGSPLFIVSNPDLVIAQCKAGVVGSFPALNARPGPVLEEWLKRVIDELGAYDEANPQAPSAPFAVNQIVHKSNDRLQHDIDLCVKYKVPIVITSLGARPELNEAIHSYGGVTLHDVINITHARKALEKGADGLIAVAAGAGGHAGMISPIALIQEIRQFFDGPLALSGAIATGRAVLAAQAMGADLAYIGSAFIATREANATAEYKQAIVEGKAGDIVYSSLFTGVHGNYLKASIVNAGLDPDNLPDGDPTKMSFGSGGSSKSKAWRDIWGSGQGIGAVNGVESTGEFVTRLKREYAEAQATLAGQIHWPKRAAG is encoded by the coding sequence ATGACGCTCCCCGCATCGCTCGCCGGCCGCCTGCAGCTTCCCGTGATCGGTTCGCCGCTGTTCATCGTGTCCAATCCGGATCTGGTGATCGCCCAGTGCAAGGCCGGTGTCGTCGGTTCGTTCCCGGCGCTCAATGCCCGGCCCGGGCCGGTGCTGGAGGAGTGGCTGAAGCGGGTGATCGATGAACTCGGCGCCTATGACGAAGCCAATCCGCAGGCGCCGTCGGCCCCCTTTGCGGTCAATCAGATCGTCCACAAGTCGAACGACCGGCTGCAGCACGACATCGATCTGTGCGTGAAATACAAGGTGCCGATCGTCATCACCTCGCTCGGCGCCAGGCCCGAGCTGAACGAGGCGATCCATTCCTATGGCGGCGTCACGCTGCATGACGTGATCAACATCACCCATGCCCGGAAGGCGCTGGAAAAAGGCGCCGACGGGCTGATCGCGGTCGCGGCCGGCGCCGGCGGCCATGCCGGCATGATTTCGCCGATCGCGCTGATCCAGGAGATCCGGCAGTTCTTCGACGGCCCGCTGGCGCTGTCGGGCGCCATTGCCACCGGCCGCGCCGTGCTGGCGGCCCAGGCCATGGGCGCCGATCTGGCTTATATCGGTTCGGCCTTCATCGCCACCCGCGAGGCCAATGCGACGGCGGAGTACAAACAGGCGATCGTCGAGGGCAAGGCCGGCGACATCGTCTATTCGAGCCTGTTCACCGGCGTGCACGGCAATTACCTCAAGGCGTCGATCGTCAATGCCGGCCTCGATCCCGACAACCTGCCGGACGGCGATCCGACCAAGATGAGCTTCGGCTCGGGCGGGTCGTCGAAGAGCAAGGCCTGGCGTGACATCTGGGGCTCGGGCCAGGGCATCGGCGCGGTCAACGGCGTCGAGAGCACCGGCGAATTCGTCACCCGGCTGAAGCGTGAATATGCCGAGGCTCAGGCCACCCTTGCCGGCCAGATCCACTGGCCGAAACGTGCTGCCGGCTGA
- a CDS encoding sigma-54 interaction domain-containing protein yields MRLLIVGTLKGQLSIATKMAVDKGAAVTNAEDIDTALRVMRAKGADLIMVDVAIDVRALVKALADEMIAVPVVACGTSNDARAAVAAIHAGAKEYIPLPPDPELIAAVLAAVANDAKQLIYRDDAMARVVQLANQVAGSDASILITGESGTGKEVLARYVHTKSNRASAPFVAVNCAAIPDNLLESELFGHEKGAFTGALARRVGKFEEANGGTLLLDEISEMDVRLQSKLLRAIQERVIDRVGGTRPVPVDIRILATSNRTLADEVRKGTFREDLLYRLNVVNLKLPPLRDRPADVLELATHFAKKYAEANGMAVRVLSADARRQLTVARWPGNVRELENTIHRAVLLSSGAEIGADAIRTPDGTRLDERRGPDAVAAQAAEVAEAITRGLVGRTVADVERDLILDTLGHTLGNRTHAANILGISIRTLRNKLNQYADEGHPITPPPQGEARYEMRYG; encoded by the coding sequence ATGCGCCTCCTGATCGTCGGAACACTTAAAGGCCAGCTCTCGATCGCCACCAAGATGGCGGTCGACAAGGGCGCCGCGGTGACCAATGCCGAGGACATCGATACTGCACTGAGGGTGATGCGCGCCAAGGGCGCCGACCTGATCATGGTCGATGTCGCCATCGATGTCAGGGCACTGGTGAAGGCGCTGGCCGATGAAATGATCGCCGTGCCGGTGGTCGCCTGCGGCACCTCCAACGACGCCCGTGCGGCGGTCGCGGCGATCCATGCCGGTGCCAAGGAATATATCCCGCTGCCGCCCGATCCGGAGCTGATCGCAGCCGTGCTCGCGGCGGTCGCCAACGATGCCAAGCAGCTGATCTATCGCGACGACGCCATGGCCCGCGTGGTGCAGCTCGCCAACCAGGTGGCCGGCTCCGATGCCTCGATCCTGATCACCGGCGAAAGCGGCACCGGCAAGGAAGTGCTGGCCCGTTATGTCCACACCAAGTCGAACCGGGCGAGTGCGCCGTTCGTGGCGGTGAATTGCGCGGCGATCCCGGACAATCTCCTGGAGAGCGAACTGTTCGGCCACGAGAAGGGGGCTTTCACCGGCGCCTTGGCCCGCCGCGTCGGCAAGTTCGAAGAGGCCAATGGCGGCACGCTGCTGCTCGACGAAATCTCGGAGATGGACGTCCGGCTGCAGTCGAAGCTGTTGCGCGCCATCCAGGAGCGGGTGATCGACCGGGTCGGCGGCACCCGGCCGGTGCCGGTCGACATCCGCATTCTCGCCACCTCCAACCGGACGCTCGCCGACGAGGTGCGCAAGGGCACGTTCCGTGAGGACCTGCTGTACCGGCTCAACGTGGTGAACCTGAAACTGCCGCCGTTGCGCGACCGGCCGGCCGACGTGCTGGAACTCGCCACCCATTTCGCCAAAAAATATGCCGAAGCCAATGGCATGGCGGTCCGGGTGCTGTCGGCGGACGCCCGCCGCCAGCTGACCGTCGCCCGCTGGCCGGGCAATGTCCGCGAGCTGGAAAACACCATCCACCGGGCGGTGCTCTTGTCGTCCGGCGCCGAGATCGGCGCCGACGCGATCCGCACGCCCGACGGCACCAGGCTCGACGAGCGGCGCGGCCCGGATGCGGTTGCGGCGCAGGCGGCCGAGGTCGCCGAGGCGATCACCCGCGGGCTGGTCGGCCGCACCGTCGCCGACGTCGAGCGTGACCTGATCCTCGACACGCTCGGCCATACGCTCGGCAACCGGACCCATGCCGCGAACATCCTGGGCATCTCGATCCGCACGCTGCGCAACAAGCTCAACCAATATGCCGATGAAGGCCATCCGATCACGCCGCCGCCTCAAGGCGAGGCGCGCTACGAAATGCGTTACGGCTGA
- the fliN gene encoding flagellar motor switch protein FliN produces the protein MTDTPENGMPLPDLEQDADIDLVPGDAGFPAFGAHDSDGSAKSAADLEAVFDVPVHVSAVLGRSRMDVGELLKLGPGAVLELDRKVGEAIDIYVNDRLVARGEVVLVEDKLGVTMTEIIKADR, from the coding sequence ATGACCGATACCCCGGAAAACGGCATGCCGCTGCCCGATCTCGAGCAGGATGCCGATATCGACCTGGTGCCGGGCGACGCCGGTTTTCCGGCTTTCGGCGCGCATGACAGCGACGGCAGCGCCAAGAGCGCCGCTGACCTGGAGGCGGTGTTCGACGTGCCGGTGCATGTCTCCGCCGTGCTCGGCCGCTCCAGGATGGATGTCGGCGAACTGCTGAAGCTCGGCCCCGGTGCCGTGCTCGAGCTCGACCGCAAGGTCGGCGAAGCCATCGACATCTACGTCAATGACCGCCTCGTCGCCCGCGGCGAAGTGGTGCTCGTCGAGGACAAGCTCGGCGTGACCATGACCGAAATCATCAAGGCCGACCGCTGA
- the fliH gene encoding FliH/SctL family protein (binds to and inhibits the function of flagella specific ATPase FliI), with the protein MARPVKFLFDTEFAAEAKQQAEPKVTLVEHQALVALARQESHSAGFAQGESQAMASIERQRAQALSAIGDRMIEAAGALLALEGRLEQEAIDIAVAVASKLAASLIQREPLAEIRTLVGDCFTNLRSVPHLVVRVHDDLLEDARTELTRLASERGFDGRLVILAEPIIAPGDCRIEWSTGGIVLDRDETTQQIAEAVQRYVGSDTPATLESTP; encoded by the coding sequence ATGGCAAGACCGGTCAAATTCCTGTTCGACACTGAATTCGCCGCCGAGGCGAAGCAGCAGGCCGAACCCAAGGTGACGCTCGTCGAGCACCAGGCGCTGGTGGCGCTGGCCCGTCAGGAGAGCCATTCGGCCGGTTTCGCCCAGGGCGAAAGCCAGGCCATGGCATCGATCGAACGGCAGCGGGCGCAGGCGCTTTCGGCCATCGGCGACCGGATGATCGAGGCCGCCGGCGCGCTGCTGGCGCTGGAGGGCCGGCTGGAGCAGGAGGCGATCGACATCGCGGTGGCGGTCGCGTCCAAGCTCGCCGCCTCGCTGATCCAGCGCGAGCCGCTCGCCGAGATACGCACCCTGGTCGGCGACTGCTTCACCAATCTGCGCAGCGTGCCACATCTGGTCGTGCGCGTGCATGACGACCTGCTCGAGGACGCCCGCACCGAATTGACCCGTCTTGCCTCCGAGCGCGGCTTCGACGGCCGCCTGGTCATCCTGGCCGAACCGATCATCGCCCCCGGCGATTGCCGGATCGAATGGTCGACCGGCGGCATCGTGCTGGATCGCGACGAGACCACCCAGCAGATCGCCGAGGCCGTGCAGCGCTATGTCGGCTCCGATACGCCCGCCACCCTGGAGAGCACGCCATGA
- the fliG gene encoding flagellar motor switch protein FliG — protein sequence MAALSGGGRVSIDAAKGLTGAQRAGVLMLSLGDKVSARIWKMLDDDEIRQLSIAMSQLGTIGAEVVEGLLMEFIGRLSSAGGLMGNFDATERLLSQFMPTERVALLMEEIRGPAGRNMWEKLSNVQEQVLANYLKNEYPQTVAVVLSKIKPEHAGRVLAILPEEFALDVVGRMLKMEAIQKDVLERIEQTLRTEFMSNLSQTSRRDSHEAMAEIFNSFDRQTETRFLTALEEQSRDSAERIKNLMFTFDDLAKLDSGSAQTLVRQIEKDKLAVALKGATQTMRDFFLKQMSTRASKMLQDDMQALGPMRLKDVDEAQAILVNLAKDLAAKGEIMISKNRADDELVF from the coding sequence ATGGCCGCGCTCTCGGGCGGCGGCCGGGTGTCGATCGACGCCGCCAAGGGGCTGACCGGCGCGCAGCGCGCCGGCGTGCTGATGCTGTCGCTCGGCGACAAGGTGTCGGCGCGGATCTGGAAGATGCTCGACGACGACGAGATCCGCCAGTTGTCGATCGCCATGTCGCAGCTCGGCACGATTGGCGCGGAGGTGGTCGAGGGCCTGTTGATGGAATTCATCGGCCGGCTGTCGTCGGCCGGCGGTCTGATGGGTAATTTCGACGCGACCGAGCGGCTGCTGTCGCAGTTCATGCCGACCGAACGCGTGGCGCTCTTGATGGAGGAGATCCGCGGACCTGCCGGCCGCAACATGTGGGAGAAGCTCTCCAACGTGCAGGAGCAGGTGCTCGCCAACTATCTGAAGAACGAATATCCGCAGACCGTCGCCGTGGTGCTGTCGAAGATCAAGCCGGAACATGCCGGCCGGGTGCTGGCGATCCTGCCGGAAGAATTCGCGCTCGACGTGGTCGGCCGCATGCTGAAGATGGAGGCGATCCAGAAGGACGTGCTGGAGCGCATCGAGCAGACGCTGCGCACCGAGTTCATGTCCAACCTGTCGCAGACCAGCCGCCGCGACAGCCACGAGGCGATGGCCGAGATCTTCAACTCGTTCGACCGGCAGACCGAGACACGTTTCTTGACCGCGCTCGAGGAGCAGAGCCGCGACTCGGCCGAGCGGATCAAGAACCTGATGTTCACCTTCGACGATCTCGCCAAGCTCGATTCCGGCTCGGCGCAGACCCTGGTCCGCCAGATCGAGAAGGACAAGCTGGCCGTGGCGCTGAAGGGCGCGACCCAGACCATGCGCGACTTCTTCCTGAAGCAGATGTCGACCCGCGCCTCGAAGATGCTGCAGGACGACATGCAGGCGCTTGGACCGATGCGGCTCAAGGATGTCGACGAGGCGCAGGCGATCCTGGTCAATCTCGCCAAGGATCTCGCCGCCAAGGGCGAGATCATGATCTCCAAGAACCGTGCCGACGACGAACTGGTCTTCTAG
- the fliF gene encoding flagellar basal-body MS-ring/collar protein FliF, protein MNGILEFVRNIGATRIAAMGAVALGLVGFFVYIILRMSQPNMALLFSDLTLEDSAQVVKELERRQVRFQIRNDGGQIFVTQDQVARVRMQLAEGGLPRGGGVGYELFDKGDALSSTSFVQNINHLRALEGELARTIRGIERVQSARVHLVMPERPLFSRERVEPSASIVLRMRGGLEPPQIRAIRHMVASAVRGLSPQRVSIVDEGGRLLADGAGDPSGMSGTTVDERRVGHEQRLRQQVESIIASVVGPGRARVQVTADMDFNRVTQTSDDFDPERRVVRSTQTREEQSTSAEGNRDGQVTVGNELPGANTTAAANNSREASKKSEEIINYEIARTQRTEVVEGGRVKRISVAVLVDGIYARDGQGNINYQPRGTEELERIGALVRSSIGFDQRRGDQVEIVNLRFAEGPQLASLEPPRPWWQVYEPSKDDVRSGVELLVLLIVSGLVILFVVRPLLKRIVTPDPPAKLPAVVPQSGPTAAEIAAASLPVPAPPLVPTDNATMRMIEMAQIQGEVHAASLAKVGELVEKNPHETVSIIRQWLSDAEAK, encoded by the coding sequence TTGAACGGCATCCTTGAGTTTGTGAGGAACATCGGCGCGACGCGGATCGCAGCCATGGGCGCGGTGGCGCTCGGGCTGGTCGGCTTTTTCGTCTACATCATCCTCAGGATGAGCCAGCCGAACATGGCGCTTTTGTTCTCCGACCTGACGCTGGAAGATTCCGCCCAGGTGGTGAAGGAGCTCGAGCGCCGGCAGGTGCGCTTCCAGATCCGCAATGACGGCGGCCAGATCTTCGTCACCCAGGACCAGGTGGCGCGCGTGCGCATGCAGCTCGCCGAAGGTGGCCTGCCGCGCGGCGGCGGCGTCGGTTACGAGCTGTTCGACAAGGGCGATGCGCTGTCGTCGACCTCGTTCGTGCAGAACATCAATCACCTGAGGGCGCTGGAGGGCGAACTCGCCCGCACCATCCGCGGCATCGAGCGGGTCCAGTCGGCGCGGGTCCATCTGGTCATGCCGGAACGGCCGCTGTTCTCCCGTGAACGCGTTGAGCCTTCCGCGTCGATCGTGCTGCGCATGCGCGGCGGTCTGGAGCCGCCGCAGATCCGTGCCATCAGGCACATGGTTGCCTCCGCCGTGCGCGGCCTGTCGCCGCAGCGTGTGTCGATCGTCGACGAAGGCGGCCGGCTGCTCGCCGACGGCGCCGGCGATCCCTCCGGCATGTCCGGCACCACCGTCGACGAGCGTCGGGTCGGCCACGAACAACGCCTGCGCCAACAGGTCGAAAGCATCATCGCTTCCGTCGTCGGTCCGGGCCGCGCCCGCGTCCAGGTCACCGCCGACATGGATTTCAACCGGGTCACCCAGACCTCGGATGATTTCGACCCGGAACGGCGGGTGGTGCGCTCGACCCAGACCCGCGAGGAACAGTCGACCTCGGCCGAAGGCAATCGCGACGGCCAGGTGACGGTCGGCAATGAATTGCCCGGCGCCAACACGACGGCCGCCGCCAACAACAGCCGCGAGGCGAGCAAGAAATCCGAAGAGATCATCAATTACGAGATCGCCCGCACGCAGCGCACCGAAGTGGTCGAGGGTGGCCGGGTCAAGCGCATTTCGGTCGCCGTGCTGGTCGACGGCATCTATGCCCGCGACGGCCAGGGCAATATCAACTACCAGCCGCGCGGAACGGAAGAGCTGGAGCGCATCGGCGCGCTGGTGCGCTCGTCGATCGGCTTCGACCAGCGCCGCGGCGACCAGGTCGAGATCGTCAACCTGCGCTTCGCCGAGGGACCGCAACTCGCCTCCCTCGAGCCGCCCCGGCCGTGGTGGCAGGTCTATGAGCCGAGCAAGGACGACGTCCGCTCGGGCGTCGAGCTGCTGGTCCTGCTGATCGTTTCCGGTCTGGTCATCCTGTTCGTCGTCCGGCCGCTGTTGAAGCGCATCGTCACGCCCGATCCACCAGCCAAGCTGCCGGCCGTGGTCCCGCAATCCGGCCCGACGGCGGCCGAGATCGCGGCGGCCAGCTTGCCGGTTCCGGCGCCGCCGCTGGTGCCCACCGACAACGCCACCATGCGGATGATCGAGATGGCCCAGATCCAGGGCGAGGTCCATGCCGCCTCGCTCGCCAAGGTCGGCGAGCTCGTCGAGAAAAATCCCCATGAGACGGTGTCGATCATCCGTCAGTGGCTGAGCGACGCGGAGGCCAAATGA